Proteins encoded by one window of bacterium:
- a CDS encoding T9SS type A sorting domain-containing protein, which produces MTLYDDGFFYEVKGCGRMSRVTADGLQPIDSIWSDGYLISLAKRGDSLYFGNLEANIILACDSAHVRLLRRSDISPEPLWLPTAYCAVVWQDNYLFATDLDFGLKVFGLDDPTSPNLIASLALPDDPFDLKVLGSRAYVAADQAGVIIVDVSNPQLPSMVSRFNVGGRSQQLAIAGTHLYVADQDRGLRIFSLEDPDNPLEVGYYNGGYGVQALCVHDSLVFACDTAYFMVLDCSQALPIGHVRSTELPYHFELLTNYPNPFNSQTVFRYRITDPSGATLRVYDLLGRIVWEYPLSRRNSGEGTVPWAGTNRSGNLLASGVYFCQLTNHHESKTIKIMMLR; this is translated from the coding sequence ATGACCCTCTACGACGACGGCTTTTTCTACGAAGTCAAGGGCTGTGGAAGAATGTCGCGGGTGACGGCCGATGGGCTGCAACCGATTGACTCAATCTGGAGCGACGGCTATCTGATTTCGCTTGCCAAGCGTGGAGACAGCCTCTATTTCGGAAATCTGGAGGCGAACATCATCTTAGCCTGCGATAGTGCGCATGTCCGCCTGCTGCGGCGGTCCGATATTAGTCCTGAGCCTTTATGGTTGCCGACCGCCTACTGCGCCGTCGTCTGGCAAGATAACTATCTCTTTGCCACGGATCTTGATTTCGGCCTCAAGGTGTTCGGCTTGGATGATCCAACCTCCCCTAACTTGATTGCTTCGCTGGCCTTGCCCGATGATCCGTTCGATTTGAAGGTCCTCGGGAGCCGAGCCTACGTCGCCGCCGATCAGGCGGGCGTCATCATTGTGGATGTCAGTAATCCCCAACTACCTTCGATGGTGTCCCGGTTCAATGTCGGAGGTCGGTCACAGCAGCTCGCTATTGCGGGAACGCACCTCTATGTCGCCGATCAAGATCGCGGCTTACGGATCTTCTCACTGGAGGATCCGGATAATCCCCTTGAGGTCGGGTACTATAACGGGGGCTACGGTGTCCAAGCCCTTTGCGTCCATGATTCGCTGGTTTTTGCCTGTGATACGGCCTATTTCATGGTTCTCGATTGCAGCCAAGCGCTGCCGATTGGCCATGTTCGCAGTACGGAGTTGCCATATCACTTCGAGCTGCTGACCAATTATCCGAATCCCTTTAATTCTCAAACCGTCTTCCGTTACCGGATTACGGATCCGTCCGGTGCCACCCTCAGGGTGTACGACCTGTTGGGAAGGATCGTCTGGGAATATCCGCTTAGCCGGCGGAACAGTGGTGAAGGAACCGTGCCTTGGGCGGGCACCAATCGGTCGGGTAACCTTTTGGCCAGCGGGGTATATTTCTGTCAACTGACGAACCATCACGAATCCAAAACCATTAAAATCATGATGTTGCGATGA